The region GGCTGGCCCTTGGCACCGGCTGCCACACCGATGTTGATGTTGGTGAACACCGCGTCGGCGTCGAGCTGGTCCAGGTCGATGTACAGGTTGTGCGCGGTGACCTCGTGGCCACGACCGCCGTTGCCGGCCTTCAGCTTGAGTGTCACGTCGCCGATCGGCGTCGGGATCACTACCGACTGGCACAGCCCGGTGATGGTGGCGTCGGTGAACGCCGACACGGCCACCGGCACGTACTTGCCGTCCTGCTTGACGTCGAGCGCGCCGTACTGCTCGAAGCCTTCACCGTGCAGGGTCTCCGCACTGACCTTGAACTGCTGGCCCGACACGCTGAACGACGCGGCGAGCGCGCCTTGAGCCAGCGCCACGCCTATCGCGGCGGTGGCCGCGACACTGGGCACCATGACGACGGCGAACCGGCGCCATCTGGTACCGCCACGAACGTGCGATTCCATGTTTCCTCCTTCTCGGACGTACATCTCCGGCCGGGAGTTCGGGTCCTGGCCTGGGATGGGAGAAGTGCTACGTCCTCGGGAAGGAGAGCGCCGGGTTGGGCGATGCCGTCCGTCCGGAAGGGGGCCCCGCGGGACTCCCTGCGCAGTCCGGACGGCGATGTCCGAAACGTCGGCGATCACCCCCGAGCGACAACCACTGGCCACGCTCTCGCGCAACCTGCTGGACAGGCTCCATCCGGTTCCATCCGCTGGACGGAGACCCCCCTGTCCCGGAGACGCGGCGGTTGCCGCGCACTCCCGCTCGGCGGGGACCCGTTGGCCGTTGGCGCCGACTGGCTGCCGGGGCATTGGCTACGGACCGAGCTTGGCCGATCGTGGTCCATTCCCGGCCGACACACAAGGGGATCGTTACTAG is a window of Streptomyces sp. NBC_01477 DNA encoding:
- a CDS encoding DUF6230 family protein, which encodes MESHVRGGTRWRRFAVVMVPSVAATAAIGVALAQGALAASFSVSGQQFKVSAETLHGEGFEQYGALDVKQDGKYVPVAVSAFTDATITGLCQSVVIPTPIGDVTLKLKAGNGGRGHEVTAHNLYIDLDQLDADAVFTNINIGVAAGAKGQPGPGIKDGDKTDPGSFAQTAESADLTGVRQTAWATSAGTFTLSGLSLHVGLGSGKGVECY